Proteins from one Candidatus Zixiibacteriota bacterium genomic window:
- a CDS encoding NAD(P)-binding protein, which yields KVLICNADEGDPGAYMDRSLLEGNPHSIIEGMLIGALATGATEGIIYVRNEYPLAIKHLTIALRQAREMNFLGYNIMSKPFSFDISVVRGAGAFVCGEETSLIRSIEGRMGEPRQRPPFPIERGLSGKPTAINNVETWANIPVVFSLGAEEYAKIGTPGNSGTKIFSLVGKVKNTGLVEVPMGTTINEIVYDIGGGSSSNAKIKAVQTGGPSGGCIPADKFDLPIDYDSLSKVGSIMGSGGMIVMDGNTCMVDIAKYYMGFLKDESCGKCFTCRKGTQRMYEILDDISRGKATTGHLDLLEQLATVVKDTSMCGLGQSAPNPVLSNLRFFRQEYLDHIENKNCDAGVCRELVGAPCQSTCPLGTEAWRYIAHIARGEYDDAYIAIREANPFPSVCARVCNHPCEDKCRAGTAGGEAISIRALKRFVTDRTDPSIYQPTRNNISLNTEDRVAIIGAGPAGLTTAHYLSLMGYKSTIFEAESKPGGMMYTAIPAYRLPREVIDKEIESLLDDNIEVKYNTRLGQEITIDKLMDDGYKAVFLAMGAHKSKPLRIEGEGAEGVYPSIQFLNHFNVHGKKLARGSVGVIGGGNSAVDAARVAIRQEDVTDVTIYYRRTKDEMPAYEEEIEAMLQEGIKLVPMVTPNKVVKKDGKLTGLELLRNKMGKRDPAGRRRPVAIDGSEFTVPLDTLIVAISEASDVDCISVASSMKIEIASWGGAVKVDPETLATNCDGVFAGGDLTTGPNTIVDAIAAGKRAAVMIDRYLRKEPLKQPAVQVLPEKYVETAECRQEGDMSKRVETPRADVMWRKRGFAEVEMSLTREEATREACRCLRCDLEFTHKESEEPESRPVMAGGK from the coding sequence AAGGTATTGATTTGCAACGCCGACGAGGGCGACCCCGGGGCTTATATGGACCGCAGCCTGCTGGAGGGCAACCCCCACAGCATCATCGAAGGTATGCTGATCGGGGCTCTGGCTACCGGCGCAACCGAGGGTATTATTTACGTCCGCAATGAATACCCGCTGGCTATCAAACACCTGACTATTGCCCTCAGGCAGGCTCGAGAAATGAATTTTTTGGGCTACAATATCATGAGCAAACCGTTCTCGTTTGATATATCCGTGGTGCGAGGCGCGGGAGCGTTCGTCTGCGGTGAAGAGACTTCACTGATTCGCTCGATCGAGGGCAGGATGGGCGAACCGCGTCAGAGACCACCATTTCCGATAGAGAGAGGTCTGAGCGGTAAACCGACCGCTATCAACAATGTCGAGACCTGGGCCAATATCCCGGTGGTATTCTCACTGGGAGCAGAGGAATACGCCAAAATCGGCACCCCGGGCAACTCCGGCACCAAGATATTCAGCCTGGTCGGTAAGGTCAAAAACACCGGTCTGGTCGAAGTCCCGATGGGTACTACGATCAATGAGATCGTCTACGATATCGGCGGAGGCTCCTCCTCAAACGCAAAGATCAAGGCGGTTCAGACCGGCGGACCTTCGGGTGGATGTATTCCAGCTGATAAATTCGATCTGCCAATTGATTACGACAGCCTCAGCAAAGTCGGCTCGATCATGGGTTCGGGCGGTATGATCGTCATGGACGGTAATACCTGCATGGTAGACATCGCCAAGTACTATATGGGATTTCTCAAAGATGAATCCTGTGGCAAGTGCTTTACCTGCCGCAAGGGCACTCAGCGCATGTATGAAATCCTGGACGATATCTCCAGGGGCAAGGCCACTACCGGACACCTGGATCTCTTGGAGCAACTCGCGACAGTCGTGAAAGACACTTCCATGTGCGGGCTGGGACAGTCAGCCCCCAACCCGGTGCTGTCAAACCTGCGCTTTTTCCGCCAGGAGTACCTTGATCATATCGAGAACAAAAACTGCGATGCTGGTGTCTGCCGTGAGCTGGTAGGCGCGCCGTGTCAGTCGACCTGCCCGCTGGGCACCGAGGCCTGGCGCTATATTGCCCATATCGCCCGGGGCGAATACGACGATGCCTATATCGCGATCCGCGAGGCCAATCCGTTCCCCTCGGTCTGCGCTCGTGTCTGCAATCACCCCTGCGAGGATAAATGCCGAGCCGGAACCGCCGGTGGAGAAGCGATCTCTATCAGGGCTCTCAAACGTTTCGTGACCGACCGTACAGATCCATCAATATATCAACCGACACGCAATAACATCAGCCTCAATACAGAAGATCGGGTAGCTATTATCGGAGCCGGCCCGGCGGGGCTGACGACAGCTCATTATCTGTCACTGATGGGCTACAAGTCGACTATCTTTGAGGCCGAATCCAAACCGGGTGGTATGATGTATACCGCTATCCCGGCCTACCGTCTGCCACGCGAGGTGATCGACAAAGAAATCGAATCGCTTTTGGATGACAATATCGAAGTTAAGTACAACACCCGTCTTGGTCAGGAGATAACTATCGACAAGCTTATGGACGACGGCTACAAGGCTGTCTTTTTGGCAATGGGTGCTCATAAGAGTAAACCGCTCCGGATCGAAGGTGAAGGCGCCGAGGGCGTTTATCCCTCGATTCAGTTTCTGAACCATTTCAACGTGCATGGAAAGAAACTGGCCCGGGGATCGGTCGGTGTTATCGGTGGCGGTAACTCAGCTGTCGATGCCGCGCGTGTGGCGATTCGGCAGGAGGATGTGACAGATGTCACGATTTATTACCGCCGCACTAAAGACGAGATGCCGGCCTACGAAGAAGAAATCGAGGCGATGCTCCAGGAGGGTATCAAGCTTGTGCCGATGGTCACCCCTAATAAAGTTGTCAAAAAGGATGGCAAGCTCACTGGACTCGAGCTTTTGCGCAACAAGATGGGTAAGCGTGATCCGGCCGGACGTCGTCGCCCGGTCGCAATCGACGGAAGCGAATTCACTGTTCCGCTCGATACCCTTATCGTGGCTATCAGCGAGGCCTCTGATGTGGACTGCATCTCTGTTGCGAGTTCGATGAAAATCGAAATCGCATCATGGGGCGGAGCGGTCAAGGTCGACCCGGAAACACTGGCTACCAACTGCGACGGTGTTTTCGCTGGAGGCGATTTGACCACCGGGCCGAACACGATTGTCGATGCTATCGCCGCCGGCAAGAGGGCTGCGGTCATGATCGACCGCTACCTGCGTAAAGAACCTCTCAAGCAACCGGCAGTACAGGTATTGCCCGAGAAGTATGTCGAGACGGCTGAATGCAGACAGGAAGGTGATATGAGCAAGCGGGTCGAGACGCCGCGGGCCGACGTTATGTGGCGTAAGCGCGGCTTTGCCGAAGTCGAGATGTCGTTAACACGCGAGGAAGCGACCCGTGAGGCCTGCAGGTGCCTGAGATGCGATCTGGAATTTACACATAAAGAGAGCGAAGAACCGGAATCCCGGCCTGTCATGGCAGGAGGTAAATGA